Proteins encoded in a region of the Prochlorothrix hollandica PCC 9006 = CALU 1027 genome:
- a CDS encoding glycosyltransferase codes for MRILFLHRNFPAQFRHLALVLAQDPAHQVVFITARPEGQLPGVHKYLYQVNRSVSPQTHRYVRPLEEAVGDGQAAWRVARHLKIQQGFEPDLIYSHVGWGPGLFLRDLFPKARYLGFFEWYYHARGTDADFDPADPIDEDGAARIHVKNASILLELAHCDGGVVPTNWQKQQFPPEFQPKLRVLHDGIDTDFFQPQPGQDLAWTPLAPLPPDPQAAWRAAPPLTPTADHMPYFWDQALDLRGQREIVTYVGRGMEPYRGFPQFMAAIALVLRRRPTCQVVIVGEDRVAYGQQLPDGKSHGQECLSRLDLPRSRIHFTGRIPYDRLRQVYQASAVHVYLTRPFVLSWSLLESMACGAVVLGSRTPPVEEVITDGFNGFLVDFFDVEAIAAQIETLLDRQQDLGSVRAQARQTVVDRYNLAQLLPEHCRFLQTLVTGPDPQGQAT; via the coding sequence ATGCGTATTCTCTTCCTTCATCGTAACTTTCCCGCCCAATTCCGCCATTTAGCGCTGGTTCTGGCCCAAGATCCCGCCCATCAGGTGGTTTTTATTACGGCCCGTCCTGAGGGACAACTGCCGGGGGTTCACAAATACCTGTATCAGGTCAACCGCAGCGTCAGTCCCCAAACCCACCGCTATGTCAGACCCCTGGAGGAAGCCGTGGGGGATGGGCAGGCAGCGTGGCGGGTGGCGCGGCACCTCAAGATCCAACAGGGCTTCGAGCCAGACCTCATCTATAGCCATGTGGGCTGGGGTCCGGGGCTGTTTTTGCGGGATTTATTTCCCAAAGCTCGCTATTTAGGCTTTTTTGAATGGTATTACCATGCTAGGGGCACCGATGCCGACTTTGACCCGGCGGATCCCATCGATGAGGATGGCGCGGCCCGCATTCATGTTAAAAATGCCTCGATCTTGCTGGAGCTAGCCCACTGTGATGGGGGAGTTGTCCCGACAAATTGGCAAAAACAGCAGTTTCCCCCGGAGTTCCAGCCCAAACTGCGGGTTCTCCATGATGGCATTGACACCGACTTTTTCCAGCCTCAACCGGGGCAAGATCTGGCCTGGACTCCCCTCGCCCCCCTGCCCCCCGACCCCCAAGCTGCTTGGCGTGCGGCTCCCCCCCTCACCCCCACCGCCGACCATATGCCCTATTTCTGGGATCAGGCATTGGACTTACGGGGACAACGGGAGATTGTGACCTATGTGGGGCGGGGCATGGAGCCTTACCGGGGTTTCCCCCAGTTTATGGCGGCGATCGCCCTGGTATTGCGCCGACGACCCACCTGCCAGGTGGTGATTGTGGGGGAGGATCGGGTGGCCTATGGTCAGCAGTTGCCCGACGGCAAAAGCCATGGCCAGGAGTGCCTATCCCGCTTGGATTTGCCCCGATCGCGGATCCACTTTACGGGGCGCATTCCCTACGATCGCCTGCGCCAGGTCTACCAAGCTTCAGCGGTGCATGTGTACCTGACTCGCCCCTTTGTCCTCTCCTGGTCGTTGCTGGAGTCCATGGCCTGTGGCGCGGTGGTGCTGGGATCCCGCACTCCTCCCGTGGAGGAGGTGATTACGGACGGGTTTAATGGGTTTCTGGTGGATTTCTTTGACGTGGAGGCGATCGCCGCCCAGATCGAAACCTTGCTCGATCGTCAACAAGACCTGGGATCGGTGCGGGCACAAGCACGGCAAACGGTGGTCGATCGCTATAACCTGGCCCAACTCTTACCGGAGCATTGCCGCTTCCTCCAAACCCTAGTGACGGGACCCGACCCTCAGGGTCAGGCAACCTGA
- a CDS encoding NAD(P)H dehydrogenase subunit NdhS yields the protein MILPGATVRVINPVDTYYGFQGYVQRLSNGKAAVLFEGGNWDKLVTFRLSELEPVT from the coding sequence ATGATTTTGCCTGGAGCAACCGTCCGCGTCATCAACCCCGTCGATACCTACTATGGTTTTCAAGGCTATGTGCAACGCCTGAGCAATGGCAAAGCGGCTGTGCTGTTTGAAGGGGGCAATTGGGACAAGCTGGTGACCTTCCGGCTCTCGGAACTGGAACCGGTGACCTAA
- a CDS encoding HAS-barrel domain-containing protein — MVRLPLPQFRDRDRPPNHIAEVIETTTPEFLAQCLEPEDLRFPVMPPFGSWVKATDEESGNQIYGVIYHVTTSPIDSVHRARALGLSLAELREEQPQIFAMLKTEFRSAIVGFVTPAQADGYPRDPQVYHYLPPRPPQVHQGVYCCTPEEVLQFTVELDFLRTLLQVSAAPVDSLVAATLREVYTLRKADRPWLVQAGRMLGLLLKDDYDRLRLILSQVRLS, encoded by the coding sequence ATGGTTCGCCTACCGCTGCCCCAATTTCGCGATCGCGATCGCCCCCCGAACCACATTGCTGAAGTCATTGAAACCACCACCCCAGAGTTTCTGGCTCAATGTCTGGAACCGGAGGATTTGCGCTTTCCGGTGATGCCCCCCTTTGGCAGTTGGGTCAAGGCCACCGACGAGGAATCCGGCAACCAAATCTATGGGGTGATTTACCATGTCACCACCAGCCCCATCGACTCCGTGCATCGCGCCCGCGCCCTGGGTTTATCCTTGGCAGAATTGCGGGAAGAGCAGCCCCAGATTTTTGCCATGCTCAAAACCGAATTTCGATCGGCCATCGTCGGCTTTGTCACCCCGGCCCAGGCTGACGGTTACCCCAGGGATCCCCAGGTTTACCACTACCTCCCCCCCCGGCCTCCCCAAGTCCACCAAGGGGTTTATTGCTGCACCCCAGAGGAGGTGTTGCAGTTCACCGTGGAGTTGGATTTTCTGCGCACCTTGCTCCAGGTCAGCGCCGCCCCGGTGGATAGTTTGGTGGCGGCTACCCTGCGGGAAGTGTATACCCTGCGCAAGGCCGATCGCCCGTGGCTGGTGCAGGCGGGCCGGATGTTGGGGCTATTGTTAAAGGACGACTACGATCGCCTGCGTCTCATCTTGTCCCAAGTGCGCCTCTCTTGA
- a CDS encoding Uma2 family endonuclease: protein MNPRPPISSLSPPTAPAPPAVFYPSEDGQPLAETFDHIQTILTLLAMVEQYVTAELADRSPILLANQFVYYAENFPRLRFAPDLAVIFGVEPGARDNYKIWEERAVPAVIFEITSKGTRREDQNTKKDLYEKIGVEEYWLFDPRGEWINDQLRGYRLQGETYEPIVGGHCQVLGLNLQPEGRRLACYRADTGEKLLDPQSLATSLRAEQQRVETERQRVQAERQRAESERQRAEAAEQQAQTAEQQAQAAEQQMDLANQEAESERQRADAAQQAVTIAQQQAELERQRADRLAQRLRDLGLDLEG from the coding sequence ATGAACCCTCGCCCCCCCATCAGCAGCCTGTCTCCCCCCACAGCACCCGCCCCCCCCGCTGTTTTTTACCCTAGTGAAGATGGTCAACCCTTGGCTGAAACCTTTGATCACATCCAAACCATCCTGACCCTGTTGGCCATGGTGGAGCAATATGTGACGGCGGAGTTGGCAGACCGATCGCCCATCCTCCTCGCCAATCAGTTTGTCTACTATGCCGAAAACTTTCCGCGCCTACGATTTGCCCCGGATCTAGCGGTGATCTTTGGGGTAGAACCGGGGGCACGGGATAACTACAAAATTTGGGAAGAACGGGCTGTTCCCGCTGTGATTTTCGAGATTACGTCCAAGGGAACCCGCCGCGAAGATCAGAACACCAAAAAAGATCTGTACGAAAAAATTGGGGTGGAGGAATATTGGCTCTTTGACCCCAGGGGCGAGTGGATCAACGATCAACTGCGGGGCTATCGGCTCCAAGGGGAAACCTATGAGCCGATCGTGGGGGGACATTGCCAGGTGTTGGGGTTGAACCTGCAACCGGAAGGGCGACGTTTAGCCTGTTATCGGGCAGATACGGGGGAAAAACTCCTGGATCCCCAAAGTTTAGCCACTAGCCTCCGGGCCGAACAGCAACGGGTAGAAACCGAACGGCAACGGGTACAAGCCGAGCGACAACGGGCAGAAAGCGAACGGCAACGGGCGGAAGCCGCTGAACAACAGGCCCAGACCGCTGAACAACAGGCCCAAGCCGCTGAACAACAGATGGACCTTGCTAACCAAGAGGCAGAAAGCGAACGGCAACGGGCGGACGCTGCTCAACAGGCAGTAACGATCGCCCAGCAACAGGCAGAACTGGAACGGCAACGGGCCGATCGCCTTGCCCAGCGGCTACGGGATTTGGGTCTGGATTTAGAGGGCTAG
- a CDS encoding glycosyltransferase family 2 protein produces the protein MPCIFIVVLNWNGLENTLGCLQSLAQLRSQNHHIIVVDNHSDLNPKAAIAAQFPQVEVLENQENLGFSGGCNRGIQLALDRGADWVLLLNNDTQVDPQLLHAFAQGIADHPQGGAFGAKIYQAQRPDRLEFCGGDYVAKSARFTNRGYHQRDQGQWDQPQQSDYLTGCTLLLKREVLEQVGLLHEPYFLLWEDLDLGWRIRRSGWQLWVIPQAQVWHQGSASFKGGRWAAHYWYFDARNQLLWLERNVGWRSVLWQSCRRTGKHGWNYLRAKTAGDRQAQKAALVGIWHYFRRRFGNCPPWVMGTD, from the coding sequence ATGCCCTGTATTTTCATTGTGGTGCTGAATTGGAATGGGCTGGAGAACACCTTAGGCTGTCTGCAATCCTTGGCCCAACTTCGCTCCCAAAACCATCACATTATTGTGGTGGATAACCATTCTGACCTCAATCCCAAAGCGGCGATCGCGGCCCAATTTCCCCAGGTTGAGGTGTTAGAAAATCAGGAGAATTTAGGATTTTCGGGGGGCTGTAACCGGGGGATTCAGCTAGCCCTCGATCGGGGGGCCGATTGGGTTCTGTTGTTAAATAACGATACCCAGGTCGATCCCCAGTTACTCCACGCCTTTGCCCAAGGCATTGCAGACCATCCCCAAGGGGGAGCCTTCGGAGCCAAGATTTATCAGGCCCAACGGCCCGATCGCCTAGAATTTTGTGGCGGCGATTATGTGGCTAAAAGTGCCCGTTTCACCAACCGGGGCTATCACCAACGGGATCAAGGCCAGTGGGATCAACCCCAGCAAAGTGATTATTTAACGGGCTGCACCCTGTTATTAAAACGGGAGGTTCTAGAGCAGGTGGGTTTACTCCATGAACCCTATTTTTTGCTGTGGGAAGATTTAGATTTGGGCTGGCGGATTCGGCGATCGGGGTGGCAATTGTGGGTGATCCCCCAGGCCCAAGTCTGGCACCAGGGATCGGCCAGCTTTAAGGGGGGCCGCTGGGCAGCCCACTACTGGTATTTTGATGCCCGCAATCAGTTGCTCTGGCTAGAGCGCAATGTGGGCTGGCGATCGGTGTTGTGGCAAAGCTGCCGCCGCACTGGGAAACATGGCTGGAATTATCTCCGGGCCAAGACAGCGGGCGATCGACAGGCCCAGAAAGCTGCCCTGGTGGGCATTTGGCACTATTTCCGCCGCCGCTTCGGCAACTGCCCCCCCTGGGTCATGGGCACGGACTGA
- a CDS encoding MFS transporter, which translates to MDPSPLPSSLPDPADRSPQSPLGFATKLAFGAGDLGTAITANLQVFFLMYFLTSVAGLNPTLAGSVLLVGKMWDAINDPIVGILSDRTRSPWGRRYPWMLWGSLPFGLSFFLLWLVPFQGDWALFAYYSLVAIVFNTAYTTVNLPYTALTTELTQDYDERTSLNSFRFFFSIGGSIFSLILAQIIFAQVQDQALRYVILGGVCAVLSVLPIYWCVWGTKGRTLAIGAPGHPASTSAEVSLPIGQQLRIAFSNRPFLFVIGIYLCSWLGVQITATVIPYFVIYWMGMPEAQMTPVLLGVQGTALIMLFVWSAVSQRVGKKATYFMGMGLWIVAQGGLFFLQPDQVTELYILAVMAGVGVSTAYLIPWSMVPDVIDLDELQTGQRREGIFYGFMVLLQKLGLAAGLFLVGKALDGAGFLTTTAGEAIPQQPDSALMAIRVAIGPVPTLFLILGLVLAYYYPITREVHGEIMLKLRERKENAP; encoded by the coding sequence ATGGACCCGTCCCCCTTGCCTTCGTCCCTGCCTGACCCTGCCGATCGTTCCCCCCAATCCCCCCTGGGTTTTGCCACCAAGTTAGCCTTTGGGGCGGGGGACCTGGGCACCGCCATCACCGCCAACTTGCAAGTTTTTTTTCTGATGTACTTCCTCACCAGTGTGGCGGGGCTGAACCCCACCTTGGCGGGCAGTGTGCTGCTGGTGGGCAAAATGTGGGATGCCATTAATGATCCGATCGTGGGAATTTTGAGCGATCGCACCCGTAGCCCCTGGGGTCGTCGCTACCCCTGGATGCTGTGGGGATCCCTGCCCTTTGGCCTCAGCTTTTTTCTGTTATGGCTGGTGCCCTTCCAGGGTGACTGGGCACTGTTTGCCTATTACAGCCTCGTCGCCATTGTTTTCAACACGGCCTACACCACCGTTAATCTGCCCTATACAGCCCTCACCACCGAATTAACCCAAGATTACGACGAACGCACCAGCCTCAATAGCTTTCGCTTTTTCTTTTCCATCGGGGGTAGCATTTTCTCCCTGATCCTGGCCCAAATCATCTTTGCCCAGGTGCAGGATCAAGCCCTGCGCTATGTGATCTTGGGAGGGGTCTGTGCGGTGCTGTCGGTGTTGCCCATTTATTGGTGTGTCTGGGGCACCAAGGGCCGAACCCTCGCGATCGGTGCCCCCGGTCATCCCGCCTCCACCAGTGCAGAGGTCAGCCTCCCCATTGGCCAACAGTTGCGCATTGCCTTTAGTAACCGCCCCTTTCTCTTTGTCATTGGTATCTATCTCTGTTCCTGGCTGGGGGTGCAAATCACGGCGACGGTCATTCCCTACTTTGTCATTTACTGGATGGGAATGCCGGAAGCCCAAATGACCCCGGTGCTGTTGGGGGTGCAGGGCACCGCCTTAATCATGTTGTTTGTCTGGAGTGCTGTCAGCCAGCGGGTGGGCAAAAAGGCCACCTATTTTATGGGCATGGGCCTGTGGATTGTGGCCCAGGGGGGGTTATTCTTCCTCCAACCGGATCAGGTGACGGAGCTGTATATCCTGGCGGTGATGGCGGGGGTGGGGGTGTCTACGGCCTACCTGATTCCCTGGTCCATGGTGCCCGATGTCATTGATCTGGACGAGTTACAAACGGGCCAACGGCGGGAAGGTATTTTCTATGGCTTTATGGTGCTGTTGCAAAAGCTGGGGCTGGCGGCGGGCCTGTTTTTAGTGGGGAAAGCCCTGGATGGGGCGGGGTTCCTGACCACCACTGCCGGGGAGGCGATTCCCCAACAACCGGACTCGGCCCTGATGGCGATCCGGGTGGCGATCGGCCCTGTCCCCACCCTCTTCCTGATCCTGGGTTTAGTCCTGGCCTATTACTACCCCATTACGCGGGAAGTCCACGGGGAAATCATGCTCAAACTGCGGGAACGCAAGGAAAATGCGCCCTAG
- a CDS encoding NF038130 family PEP-CTERM protein, producing MNSPLRLPQLCVTASLALGFGLGAATTARAAGLTGATLSGDNYRYCATGSSTYRGSTCTDSLDTILSGNATSPGGNVELGARTETQGFSSQGSLSGSVGGQAITLSSLTAADWNSDLDGNGQTLGADWMRDLLTTYSPKALDTPDKGFSLIQFLLDLFTDSKGRERFSDPNVAYVNQEDGQVKVGLTGHYDARPLLASAGITPPVPLGVPIQVSEIVKVTYGGDTFFKYGLGATASGLVNNLGAGADGISHSGNYEVSFAAVPEPSLLLGGLVALGLGTALKRKAEAV from the coding sequence ATGAATTCCCCTCTCCGTCTTCCCCAACTTTGCGTAACGGCATCCCTTGCCCTGGGTTTTGGCCTGGGTGCTGCCACAACGGCCAGGGCTGCGGGTCTCACCGGTGCCACCTTATCGGGGGATAATTACCGCTACTGCGCCACCGGCAGCAGCACCTATCGCGGTTCCACTTGTACCGATTCCCTGGACACGATCCTGTCGGGCAATGCCACTTCCCCCGGCGGCAATGTGGAACTGGGTGCCCGCACGGAAACCCAAGGTTTTTCGTCCCAGGGCAGTCTCAGCGGTTCCGTTGGCGGCCAAGCCATCACCCTCAGCAGCTTGACTGCCGCTGATTGGAACAGCGACCTGGACGGTAATGGCCAAACCTTAGGGGCTGACTGGATGCGGGACCTGTTAACCACCTATAGCCCTAAGGCATTGGATACCCCCGATAAGGGCTTTTCCCTGATTCAGTTCTTGCTGGATTTATTTACGGATTCTAAGGGCCGCGAGCGCTTCAGTGACCCCAATGTGGCCTATGTCAACCAAGAAGATGGTCAGGTCAAAGTGGGTTTAACGGGTCACTACGATGCCCGTCCTCTGCTGGCCTCTGCGGGGATAACGCCCCCGGTGCCCCTGGGGGTGCCGATTCAGGTCAGTGAAATTGTCAAGGTGACCTATGGCGGTGACACCTTCTTCAAGTATGGCCTGGGTGCCACGGCCTCCGGCTTGGTGAATAATCTGGGGGCAGGAGCCGACGGTATTTCCCATAGCGGTAACTATGAAGTCAGCTTCGCAGCAGTGCCGGAACCGTCGCTGCTGTTGGGGGGCTTGGTGGCCTTGGGCCTGGGGACCGCTTTGAAGCGGAAAGCCGAAGCTGTTTAG